In one Butyrivibrio proteoclasticus B316 genomic region, the following are encoded:
- a CDS encoding glycosyltransferase family 4 protein gives MKKVLHLLSGGGAGGIEVLCEQIGLRGEYCHEFCFLFSAGIIADRMKEKGITTYDLSSEGFMGKRSRLKETFLEGGYDAVVVHHEGVKIYYLYEMLIRLAEREKLLEVTFIKYLHCAFDEGVFYTGNWIEDRIHHFMLGRTLNDSDHIVAVSEFARDSYVDEYGIDGAKIKVVYNGIDVTKSAFREKTDSLGAEDASRDSSHLLYIGRVVQEKGLEVLLRAMALLKDRGVKTQLDILGDGDARTSLEKLSTDLGISQNVVFHGVVMEKEVYYKAAGIFVYPSTCLEAFGISVIEAMNEGLVCIASRIGGIPEIMSDDSQGILFEAGSVGALADAIVEAQRRCSADFYEDYREKIIERAAEFDIEKSVGELEVLI, from the coding sequence ATGAAGAAAGTTCTTCATTTACTTAGTGGCGGAGGCGCCGGAGGAATAGAGGTTTTGTGCGAGCAGATAGGGCTTCGCGGAGAGTACTGCCATGAGTTTTGCTTTCTCTTTTCTGCAGGGATTATTGCTGACAGGATGAAAGAGAAGGGGATAACTACATATGACCTGAGCAGTGAAGGTTTTATGGGGAAGCGTAGTCGCCTTAAGGAGACTTTTCTTGAGGGTGGTTACGATGCGGTCGTAGTGCATCATGAGGGTGTTAAGATTTATTATCTGTATGAGATGCTCATCAGGCTTGCAGAAAGAGAAAAGCTCCTGGAAGTGACCTTTATTAAGTATCTCCACTGCGCTTTTGATGAGGGTGTGTTTTATACAGGAAACTGGATTGAGGACAGAATTCATCATTTTATGCTGGGCAGGACCTTAAATGATTCTGATCATATTGTTGCGGTGTCTGAATTTGCAAGAGATTCCTATGTTGATGAGTATGGCATAGATGGAGCAAAAATCAAGGTAGTATATAACGGGATAGATGTGACAAAGAGTGCTTTCAGAGAAAAAACAGATAGCCTTGGTGCTGAGGATGCGAGTCGCGATAGTAGTCACCTTCTGTACATTGGTAGGGTGGTTCAGGAAAAGGGCCTGGAAGTTTTATTAAGGGCAATGGCTCTTTTGAAGGACAGGGGAGTTAAAACTCAGCTTGATATACTGGGTGATGGCGATGCAAGGACATCTCTTGAGAAGCTATCTACAGATCTTGGAATTTCCCAAAACGTGGTTTTCCATGGAGTTGTAATGGAAAAAGAGGTTTATTATAAGGCGGCAGGTATATTTGTATATCCATCAACCTGTCTTGAGGCCTTTGGAATTTCTGTTATTGAGGCAATGAATGAAGGGCTTGTATGTATTGCATCCAGAATAGGTGGAATTCCGGAGATCATGAGTGATGATTCGCAGGGGATTTTGTTTGAGGCAGGTAGTGTTGGTGCTCTGGCTGATGCCATTGTGGAAGCGCAGAGGAGATGCAGTGCCGATTTTTATGAGGATTATCGCGAAAAGATAATAGAGCGAGCAGCTGAGTTTGACATTGAAAAATCAGTCGGTGAATTAGAAGTGCTGATATAA
- a CDS encoding DUF6020 family protein, with amino-acid sequence MNKKYIKSFIYGLLTASAFFITLDTPDPYEAHITRGAINAIFKLFEQLHSTFAGNGFYILVIASALAFIYYRFLVDSEHKLETIKGDKVLSAFLSIMYVGGRAFAYSDSLSSLWTPKFNLIKDLIFLFGFYYLYLLIIRGLNYILGSFNPAMESTRFTGLKRRYHAHPWLFSFAVIYLSWIIHLILRYPAALSADNWYELNQYFGIYRYDNAQPIFHTWITSQFVLMGRALFGTGNVGIFIYVCIQSAIMALVLAYTQVMLRKWNTPKWLRILVFFLYCCTPYFMGNAAWAIKDYPHMIGYVIIALCLITIVVEHKTTFSIKKDYKLILVWIAGTMMLTLFRKNGLHIYYATCAVLVITYIILIVKKKAKFSPLPFIVMVVALLLSNAADQAVIASHNVVIERQKDAYSFLFQQTARYVRDYGDEVTATEREAIDGIIEYDKLAKAYTPHCSDNVKSLFRSKSTDEQLKTYFKTWFKMFFKHPMCYVEATWNQSYYIFMPDFDNIVYNQDVDAGKGITTPELIEYLQLYVPDSMQGLPIMICSFYRMVNSLPIISSLNNLALYVIVMLSIMLFMTNKKLGRYLITFVPVWLCIAFIFLAPMIKDQPRYSWAVFYIMPTLVGMYLHLSSTVKE; translated from the coding sequence ATGAATAAAAAATATATCAAGTCCTTTATATATGGACTATTAACTGCATCAGCATTCTTTATAACTCTGGATACACCTGACCCATACGAAGCACATATTACAAGAGGCGCTATTAATGCTATCTTCAAACTGTTTGAACAGCTCCATAGCACCTTTGCTGGCAATGGCTTTTATATCCTTGTTATAGCCAGTGCTCTGGCATTTATCTATTACAGATTCCTTGTGGATTCTGAGCACAAGCTGGAAACTATTAAGGGTGACAAGGTTCTATCTGCATTCCTATCCATTATGTATGTTGGTGGCAGAGCCTTCGCTTACTCAGATTCCCTGTCATCACTGTGGACACCCAAGTTTAATCTCATCAAAGATCTGATTTTCTTATTTGGCTTCTATTACCTGTATTTACTGATCATAAGAGGCCTTAACTACATACTTGGATCATTTAATCCGGCTATGGAGTCAACCAGATTCACTGGGCTCAAGCGCAGGTACCACGCTCATCCATGGCTCTTTTCATTTGCTGTTATCTATCTCTCATGGATAATACACCTGATATTGAGATATCCTGCAGCACTCAGCGCAGATAACTGGTACGAACTCAATCAGTACTTTGGCATATACAGATATGACAACGCACAGCCCATCTTCCACACCTGGATCACAAGCCAGTTTGTTCTCATGGGACGTGCTCTCTTTGGAACCGGAAATGTAGGCATTTTCATCTATGTTTGCATCCAGTCCGCTATCATGGCACTGGTTCTTGCTTACACACAGGTCATGCTGCGCAAATGGAACACACCTAAGTGGCTTCGCATTCTGGTATTCTTCCTGTACTGCTGCACTCCTTACTTTATGGGCAACGCAGCCTGGGCCATCAAGGACTATCCTCACATGATAGGCTACGTTATCATCGCACTTTGCCTTATCACAATTGTTGTAGAGCACAAGACCACATTCAGTATCAAAAAGGATTACAAGCTCATCCTCGTATGGATCGCCGGAACCATGATGCTGACACTCTTTAGGAAGAACGGCCTTCACATTTACTATGCAACCTGCGCAGTTCTCGTTATAACTTACATAATCCTTATTGTAAAAAAGAAGGCTAAATTCAGCCCTCTTCCATTCATAGTTATGGTTGTTGCGCTTCTCCTGTCTAACGCAGCTGATCAGGCCGTAATCGCAAGTCACAACGTCGTAATCGAAAGGCAGAAGGACGCATATTCATTCCTGTTCCAGCAGACAGCCAGATACGTAAGGGACTATGGCGATGAAGTAACTGCAACAGAAAGAGAAGCTATCGACGGAATCATTGAATACGACAAGCTTGCAAAGGCATACACTCCTCACTGCTCAGATAATGTAAAGAGTCTGTTCCGTAGCAAATCTACCGACGAGCAGCTAAAAACCTATTTCAAGACATGGTTTAAGATGTTCTTCAAGCACCCAATGTGCTACGTGGAAGCTACCTGGAATCAGAGCTATTACATCTTTATGCCTGATTTTGACAACATCGTTTACAATCAGGATGTTGATGCAGGAAAAGGAATTACAACACCAGAACTTATCGAGTATTTACAGCTCTATGTACCTGATTCCATGCAGGGTCTCCCCATCATGATATGCAGCTTCTATCGTATGGTTAACAGCCTGCCAATCATCTCATCACTTAACAATCTGGCGCTGTACGTAATTGTAATGCTATCAATCATGCTGTTTATGACAAATAAGAAGCTTGGCAGATACCTTATTACCTTTGTACCTGTGTGGCTATGCATTGCCTTCATTTTCCTGGCACCAATGATCAAGGATCAACCAAGGTATTCCTGGGCCGTGTTCTACATCATGCCTACACTTGTGGGAATGTATTTGCATCTATCTTCCACGGTAAAAGAATAA
- a CDS encoding glycosyltransferase family 2 protein, with the protein MEKTRNELISVVVPIYNAEKYIRRCVDSILAQSYSNLEVILVDDGSTDSTPGILDEYAEVDERVKVIHKKNVGHAHSRNRGLEAATGVFITFMDCDDYMYPDFMEKMYGAICVDDSDLACCSFNYVDEQGQKLGWSEPELERVRVSSIEAQKDFLTKVKIEGFSWNKLVRRSILIDGEIRYPEDQKAFVDMFLWFRAISACKAVSYVSDKLYNYYQMSGSVIHTINDEKMGNYRTTLGNIRGMAHENGLVAEGDYYASARMLSQVIDQIKLDVKSGFKCGFWHKFKWDELFLMDKRETLQAIFSQENGGSKLKTRLKMMMVKLYMK; encoded by the coding sequence ATGGAAAAAACTAGAAATGAGCTGATTTCGGTGGTAGTGCCGATTTACAATGCTGAAAAGTACATAAGAAGATGCGTGGATAGTATCCTTGCTCAGAGTTACAGTAATCTTGAGGTGATTCTGGTGGATGATGGTTCAACGGATTCAACACCTGGAATACTGGATGAATATGCTGAGGTTGATGAGAGAGTTAAGGTTATCCACAAGAAAAATGTTGGACATGCTCATTCCAGAAACAGGGGACTTGAGGCTGCTACAGGCGTATTTATCACCTTTATGGACTGTGACGACTACATGTATCCAGATTTTATGGAAAAGATGTATGGCGCAATCTGCGTTGATGACTCTGATCTTGCCTGCTGCTCTTTTAATTATGTGGATGAGCAGGGCCAGAAGCTGGGATGGAGCGAACCAGAACTTGAGAGGGTTAGAGTTAGTTCTATAGAAGCCCAGAAGGACTTCCTCACAAAGGTTAAGATTGAAGGCTTTTCCTGGAATAAGCTTGTTAGAAGGAGCATTTTGATAGATGGTGAAATCAGATATCCTGAGGATCAGAAGGCTTTTGTTGATATGTTCCTTTGGTTTAGGGCGATTTCGGCTTGTAAAGCTGTCAGCTATGTGTCTGATAAGCTATATAATTATTATCAGATGTCAGGTTCTGTAATACATACTATTAATGACGAGAAAATGGGTAATTATAGGACTACTCTTGGAAATATCAGAGGAATGGCCCATGAAAACGGCCTCGTGGCGGAAGGTGATTACTATGCATCTGCACGTATGCTGAGTCAGGTTATAGATCAGATCAAGCTTGATGTGAAGTCTGGCTTTAAATGTGGCTTCTGGCATAAGTTTAAGTGGGATGAACTATTCCTGATGGATAAGAGAGAAACGCTTCAAGCTATCTTTTCTCAGGAGAATGGTGGTTCTAAATTAAAGACCAGATTGAAAATGATGATGGTTAAATTATATATGAAATAG